A single region of the Ancylobacter novellus DSM 506 genome encodes:
- a CDS encoding transglutaminase family protein, which produces MIYDIHQTTAYSYDSLVPVARHVLRMVPVDRVTQRVVASHVSVEPEPVEWTEARDFFGNRVVHIRIETPHTEFSVHTRARVEVEPPVPVEGTSGPSWEDVREAAAAWLDLSAASPAHHLFPSPAVPLAGPITDWAAESFPPGAPMLAGAIDLMNRLHAEFTYDPRATDVSTPPIEAFEMRAGVCQDFAHIMIAGLRGLGLPAAYVSGFLRTEPPPGQERLQGADATHAWVSVWCGEEIGWQGLDPTNALIVSTDHVVLAVGRDYADVAPIGGVVLGSGKQELHVAVDVIPLPPEPAAEKRKG; this is translated from the coding sequence CTATTCCTACGATTCGCTCGTGCCCGTGGCGCGGCATGTGCTGCGGATGGTGCCGGTCGACCGAGTGACCCAGCGCGTCGTCGCCAGCCATGTCAGCGTCGAGCCCGAGCCGGTGGAATGGACCGAGGCGCGCGACTTCTTCGGCAACCGCGTGGTGCATATCCGCATCGAGACGCCGCACACCGAGTTCAGCGTCCACACCCGCGCACGGGTGGAGGTGGAGCCTCCCGTACCCGTCGAGGGGACGAGTGGCCCCAGCTGGGAAGACGTGCGCGAGGCCGCCGCCGCCTGGCTCGACCTCTCCGCCGCTTCGCCAGCGCATCACCTCTTCCCGAGCCCCGCCGTCCCGCTCGCCGGCCCCATCACCGATTGGGCGGCGGAGAGCTTCCCGCCCGGCGCGCCCATGCTTGCCGGCGCCATCGACCTGATGAACCGGCTGCATGCCGAGTTCACCTACGATCCCCGCGCCACCGACGTCTCGACCCCGCCGATCGAGGCCTTCGAGATGCGCGCCGGCGTGTGCCAGGACTTCGCGCACATCATGATCGCCGGGCTGCGCGGGCTCGGCCTGCCGGCCGCCTATGTCTCCGGCTTCCTGCGCACCGAGCCGCCGCCCGGCCAGGAGCGCCTGCAGGGCGCCGACGCCACCCATGCCTGGGTGTCGGTGTGGTGCGGCGAGGAGATCGGCTGGCAGGGGCTCGACCCGACCAATGCGCTGATCGTCTCCACCGACCACGTCGTGCTGGCGGTCGGCCGCGACTATGCCGACGTCGCACCCATCGGGGGCGTAGTGCTGGGCTCCGGCAAGCAGGAACTGCATGTCGCGGTCGACGTGATTCCCTTGCCCCCGGAGCCGGCGGCGGAGAAGAGGAAGGGGTAG